TTGATCATGATATAAATCCCCCAGGAATCTACGCCCCAGTTtgaatctcataattatgatttatagctaaatttattacatttttgacaaGGTGGAAATTGTTTTTATAACGTGATGTAATTGTTTGCTACACCCTAAAGTATGAAAAAAAAGTGCATAGCCTACTTTTATGCTTGTATCGGCAGTAGTCCACTAGAGGGCGTCTGTTATTCTTCGATCTGATTGGCCAGAAGAACTTAGTTTGATCACATGGGTTGCAGTGAGAAGGGAAGTGAAAACCGCATGGTGTGGGTTGTGAATGGTGAAGAATGTTGCACAGTTTTCTTGTAGTTAAAGTTAAATGTATTCGTTTTTTCCAGCACACGATACCAGTATTTAATTATCATTCGTGTACACCGAGACAGATGTGGAAATGTTGGCCAAAGCACTTCTTTAAGGGAGTGTGGATATAGTAAACGGATTTCGCCTTGCGTCTAATGTTATTCTCTTCGGGTGAAAACTCGCAATGTTTCGGTACGTTTAATTGATGAATGTGTATCGAGCAGGGATGGacttatcatcatcatcatcatcatcatcatcatcatcatcatcatctagtATGGAAATTAACGAGGGTTTGCATGCAAGAGGCGAAAGTGGTCCTCAGCCGACAGAAGATGGTTTGATTGACATTAGTTTGTGCGGATCCACGCCTCTGTTGTGGAGGGTGTCCGATGTGAAAAGGTCCAGAGATGCGGGTGTGATCGGGTCTCTGGTGGGTTCTCTGGCCCGTCAGCCCCGGCAGAATGTGCGGCTGGGCAGACCGCTGGAGCTCATGCAGGAGGAGGCGCTGGTGCTGATAGAGGAGACGCACACTGCTGCAGCATCACGGCATACACAGGTGTCACACTTTAACTGAGACGTGCACGAAACTACTGTCTGTGGATTAGTGCATGTATGTACTATTGTTTTTTTCCTGCAGGAGAGTGGAGATGAGGAGATTCATTCAGAGGCTGTGAGACAGTATGAGGCAGGTCTGGAGAGCAGTTATAAGGAGCAGTGCGCTCTGGCCCTGGAGGACAAGAAGACTGTGCTCAGGAGAGTATTGAATGAGAAAGAGAATGGTGAGACCAGCTCAGACTGAACAACACATGAGAAACTAGTGATGTCTGTCTCATTAGTACTCCATGCATGTGTCTGCAACTGTATTTATCTCTAGGCTCTCATTAGGCAGTTTTGTTCCCTTATTAGTCAAATCATTAAGGTAAATGATTACCGGAATtttacttgattctgattggtcaatcttgTCATGTAACATAATGGTGCATTGCAGACAACTTAGAACTGGGTATTTTCCTACTTCATACATGAAAATATTGACTGCTGCTCTAAGTTGGACAGCTGATTAGTGAAGTCATTTGACGTCATTTCCAAGATGTCGCCAACTAATGAGCATAGCGCTGGGCTGGGTTAcaagaaacataaaaacaaaattttaagtgttttcattgcataaaatgtatgtacatGCAATGTACAAGAGgatatttagatttgtttttgtagGCATTGATTGATACATTTTCACCTATTTTGCTCATTAAAAAGCTACTAGATGGACTTCCAGGTGCTAGCTATCTAACTGGCTTTGCATGCCATTATATTTGACCTGAATTTTGAATAATGTGGCTATTCCGAACTTGTATTAAATACTGGTTTCAGAACAGCCTGAAAAGTGCTTTAATTCCAGCTCGAGTCTGTTGTAATGGAAATTGAAATATTATTCTTGATTCATCACGCAATCTTGTGACATGTCATGGGACCGTGATGTGTGATTGACCGGAGTGCATTGATGTCGGAAGtgtcatttttgctaaatgaaccAACAGAATGCAAACTGGAGGTTCAATTCAGCTGTTTGTAGAGACTCtgcaatttctttttttcctcaCATGATATTTCAACACATCATTATTTCATGTCAACTGATATGaacttttgtactttaattcattttcacaGTACAACTAATTTCATTGGCTAGGCATCAACCAATAAAACGATTTCATTGCCCCCTCCCCTGCCGAACACTGGTCTTACCATCAGGGCATCAGGATTTTACAAGTGCTcaagtgagttttgctacagGTTTTTCTCAAAATAAGTGGCAAAAGTCAAGACATGAAGATTTAAAGTTGCAGTGCCAGATTTGAGAGATTGTAAGAGCCGATTTGTGGTTGTACtgtgaaaatgaattaaaagTACAAAAGTTAATGTGTAATATAAGTTTGTGTCTGTcgttgtatttatgtgaatgtcattttacacatttgtgaattCAAAAGACAAGCTTTCAATTACTGTCTGTTAGTGCAGATTTTTAATGTACAAGTTTTCACATTGGTGCTGAGTGTAAATTTAAATTTacgagtacaaatatttattgtacaagttctcaattCCAAATATGCAAGCTCTCCAGTTTTGCTTCTGATTTACCTTCTTAGGTAATGTATAGTTAGCCGGTGGTTGCACCGTTACTACTTTTCTGATTCTGATAGCGTAAATCCCAGCATCGGCTGAGACcgatgataccagtgttgtttttttacataatcagtttagaatatctttctATTATTtagtggaaataattgggtgtgctctttaatatgtgaAGAAATACAAACTTCTAACTACacattaattcaatataaatgtatcgcttattaagaaacactttattattaactagtatactggataaagtagcagcaaaatgaacagtaattccaaTCAGTAAAAAAGAAACCagggttttatttttgtattttaattttttccaaaAAATGTTTCAAcatgcatctggactttaaaggattcagatcccttttttttgtttgtttgtttattgtagttgtaagacatcagtccacttttcattcacagttattttttggaacctattcaatttaaatattgttataaattgtaaacaaatactaacgatgacaacaacaataataataaattgttattaatattattattattgagttttaattttaaatagaacagtaatatatttaagtcgtgcactttttaaaccctcctgCTTTtttaaactctccaggaagtcctatatgtgtctgtttgtagatAAGTTCACAAGTTGAGTATTGCTCAAATATTTAGCACTGCTGTTAAGGTTAAAAGgtcatttttagagcttgacagtatTGAACATGACCAACACACAGGATGGGATTTGGATGGGGCTCGTCGGACCAATACCCGATccttctaaaagcttcagtatcagatcggtgcatctctactcaAGGTGATACAAGACCCCTATATTTTGCAGAAAgtctggctgactgtacattatcccttgtGAACCGGTTCACCTAATTCATTGAAGAGAACTGATTAAAGTTGATTCACTGACAAACTAGGCCTAGACATCATTGTGGCTTTTGAGCATGTTTTACTCTATAGAATATCATCTATATTTGACAAAACTAATTTagtgcagacattttttttttttatgtataatatatatatatataaagtagacatttccattacttttccattcTCCAGGCCTGGAAAATGCTATATTAAAATTCCCCGTTATTTCCAAAATTCCCATAAAAATATATTGAACAGTTGATAAGTTAATAGCATTCTTTACCCAGATACATCAGTTAAATTGTTCATTACGTGTTTTATtgattgacaaaaatattttttttcccctttaaatgTTACAATCATCCTTAACCTTGCAGTCAGGTCTTTACAGTAACTACCAGCTCTttgttcatgtgaacatttaaacAATAACATGGAGATAAAATGGcttcaaatgtacattttaaggCATCAAAACAGCAGCCTTTTTTTTCTTAGGCAGAGAGAAAATTACCAAGCATCCTAACTCATCATTGTAACTCCTCTAAGTATTTTAAGGTCTCTCCTTGACCCTACAGGCACTGATGACTCAGGCAATGCAATTAGAGACCGACTTAATGCACTGGACCAAGCTTTCCATTTCCCATTGTCGGCTATCACGGTCCAGCTCTGTACTGCCCGGACGGGCTTCAGCTACTGTCCCGAGGAGCGAACTGTTGTCTCCACTGACTGGCCAATGCCTCGAGATGAACGCTTGAAAACAAGATTCTGTGTGTACAGGGATCTGAGAAATAAAGGCTACTATCTGACCTCTGCAGGGAAGTTTGGAGGAGACTTCCTGGTGTACCCAGGTATGTTTATGATGACCAAGAAAATCATaaagcaattttttatttattttagataaattGCAGGACAGGGCTCAGTTTTTTTCTACCTGACTGGTGATTTTTACTTGCGCTGCCATCGTTTTTAGTATacatgatgtctgtttgtctatgcaatgcaagtcagtggggtccaaaaccttcaagctccaaaatggatagtgggcaaaagcacataacttgtaatcagaaggttgctggttcgatccccacagccaccaccattgtgtgcttgagcaaggcacttaactccaggttgttccggggggattgtccctgtaataagtgcactgtaagtcgctttggataaaagcgtctgccaaatgcataaatgtaaatgactccagtggtgtaatcaatgtattctgaagcgatataattttttttggaaattcaGGTGAGCTTCAAATCCTGATGATGCCAATAAGACTGCCGATGTTAAGATTGATAGTGGAAAAAGGAGTCACATGTTGGTtgatttctcacccaaaaccaatcttATTTctccagaagacatggattaaaccactctggTTTTATGGACCACACTTATGCTCTCTTTATGTCAGttttgaagcttttaattttggggtgatttATTCCTTTTAAATCGGCACAATTCACAACAGCAATGGCCAATATATGAAAGACATGGAAATGTTTAACTTTGCAAGGCATAAAAATACATGCACATAAATCTTGGCTGTAGTATGTAGTGCCTTTTTTGAACTTTTTCACATTGGCCCTGGGACATTCTTTTATTGCTCTGAAGTATTCTGGACACATGACTCGCCAATATAAACtgaagcataaaatgtattttcagctCAGCTCAACCTTTACGCTCTCTTTCCATAGGTGATCCACTGCGCTTCCATGctcatttcattgtgttgtgcatCTCCATGGATGAACAGATACCGCTGTGTGACATTCTGGCTATAGCTCGTCTGGGCTCTAATGTGAAGAAAACGGTATTGCTTTGCTCTCCACAGAACCCCAATGAGTCTGGACAGGATGAGGGCGTGGAGGGGGGTGTGGTGTATTCATCGCTACAGTGGAGCTCTATGGTTTAACTAATCAACTACAACTTGTTTGATCCATTCAGATTGTTGAGAGATGATGTGGTGCTCTGCGAGCAACTCAAAGCCTCAGCTGTGCCTTTTTAATGTGtagtgagtggtttaaaaatgtttaatgactGACAGGACTAAAGTGTCTTGGTAGATGAGCAGCTATGCAGAAGGATGCCCCGATATCATTGAATAAAAGTATTTTGAGTGTCTTTTTTGAGTAGTGTAATTAATGTTTTCAGCGTTTTATACCTaagatttaaatattgaattCATTGATGAGGCTAGTGATATAACATTATTATTGTCAGGTTATTCTGGTTGcacagtttttaaaatatatatgcttGTAATTTTAGGAAGTAttctaatttatttaaacaatggGAAGAAATTGATCAGGATAGGGAACGGAATAGAAATACAGATTTAAATTTGCTTTTGCTGGTCAACTTGAAGTTAATATTGAATTTTTTGTACCCAtctttaaaatgaatacattcaTATCGATTACTGTTATTTTATCAAatggaattaaatgttttaaggtGAGACAAACCAACTAAAACCTTAAAACAATGGAATTAATAAAATCCTTTGCAAAAAGTTGGACAGGATGGACATTGATACTGATTACATGGGGGAAACCCTATAAATTAATTACAGATTAAAACATTCTAAGAAATATTTTATTGTAGAGAAGGGGAAAAATTAAGAAACACCTGGAATATtgccagtttttttattttaaatttgtgcGTAGCACTCGGATATGATGCAAAAAAATGTCAATGTTCGCTCTAATTAAAGCAAGCAAGCACACTTAATTGCAATATGGTAATTAACTAGTATGATCTAGACTTCAAAAAATTCCAATTgtgaattttatattttatttaataaatcaaaACATATGATTGAAACTAGTAACTAGACTGCATAGTACACAGTTAGAAATctctatagtaaaaaaaaaaaaggtcaatgGATGGTCACCTTAACATTTCTTTGTTCTCACCAGTTTGGACTTCCCAATGccctccaagtcctcgtggtggcgtagtaactcacctcaatccgggtgctgGAGGACAAATCTTAGGTTCCTCcgggtctgagaccgtcaatccgcgcatcttatcacgtggcttgttgagtgtgtgtggaggcttcacgctattatctgcagcatccacgcacaactcaccacacgccacaccgagcgcaaaccacattataatgaccagAGAAGGctaccaggccaatttggttgcttaggagacctggttggagtcacacagcacaccgactccaggggtggtagtcagcgtctttacttgagataagggacaaaacttACATACAAAAGTCCTCTAAGTTAAATatcaagaaattcataataataaaaatactgggAAAATCTCaaggaaatgtttattttcaaggcatttattatttatgttttaaaataatttaattagaatgtttttaaaatgcatgctgtatacttggaagcacatgtaacttaacctgtcctcagcaagacgtcacaatgttaaactgccaaacaaagtgttaaaaatgcaactaaagcttaaaaatataaaaatctaatgagaTGGAAAGGGGTACAATATCAAACAATACACAAAgtaaacattaaattatattttctataaaaatCTGCCTCTCAAATTTGTGTCCTCACTTTGTGTCAACtctgtaagatttttttttaagaattctgAATAAATCAGAAAATGTCATGGTCAGCTATATCTCTTGAGTACCCCTTTCCAACTTCTTGCTCATGGATGCAACAGACATGTGGTTTAATAAGtttaatatttgttcatattttaaacaatgtttaagtctcagtggtcacagcttcaacatgtcaacTTCGTCGTCCCATTGGGATACTTTCTGTTAGATAGGGTAATTTATTGGCTTTTTAGTTTAGGTTACAgaggcagctttaactgaggaaaAAAACGAAATGGCTACAGAGTACAACACatggttaagatggaaaaatattaaattttgtcAACTCCATCAGAATtttcagaatagtgtgaaaacaGAAATAATTGATAGAATGTACTTTATCACCTTTAATAAACACCATTATTAGATCATTAAAGACTTTACACTGttgttggatggatcaaattaaaatagcatgtTTTAAGTGACTCTGATGGAACTAACGCAAATGAAAGAAGTGATTTTTATAAAAACGTGTTCCCCTACATGGTCCGTTAGCCGAGAacttttttacaaatatatccatttcaaatggctttaatataaaaaaataagataagatttaaaacctgttttgtcccttatctcaagaatcagtaagggtaaaaaaaattataatacatttaacagGAAAATACATGTAATTCTACAGTAAAATATTCTAAGAATATTGtgttttagatgtaaaaattaagattttaccatataattaatgataaaaatgtatattatgtttaacaagagaatacatgtacttttacagtaaactattgttaaaattactgtgaaaaaaataatcggcattcccagaagtccctgcatgacccatcacatttcattatattttttgggactagttatgtatttttttatttttaatatcagttacgtacattaGGGTGTTCGGTGTTATATGTgatttagtttagttcatgtttattgcaaTATTTTAGTGTCACGTGTGTTACCCTGTTCCAGAAGGTTAGTATATAGAGTTTACCTTTTTTAATAATGAAGTAATGAACCCTAAAACAATTGtcactgtatttttacagtaaatttctAGCACCGTTAACTGATTTTTTACTGTGAACACTCAGCCCTATCATCTGGTGGTATTACAAAGAAATTACTTTTATTACCATCTTCTTTTAATGTTGTGCAGCCATATGGTAGTTATTGAAAACAGAATTAAAATTAAGTTTTATGTATTGTGATGAAAATAAATGATATCGGGAGAGTGAAGAATACAGAGAGGCAGTGCCATTGGCGCGTTATGAAGTCTCGCGAGACCCGGGCGAACACAGGACGAGAACGAGATCAAGTCGCAGACGAAGGAAGGCAAGAAAAGAAGCAGAtctgaacaaattaataaaacctaTTAAAATGTCCGGGCGATCCGTACGGGCGGAGACCCGCAGCCGTGCAAAAGATGATATCAAAAAAGTAATGGCGGCAATTGAAAGAGTGCGGCGGTGGTAAGTAGTCTGTATGAAGAAGGAGACAAGTTTCTTTCCTTCTGCGTACTAAAATAAACTTCAGAGTGGCGGGAGGGTTGACGTCATTCAATGACATGACAGACAAGTAAGGCAACCAATGAGCTTCGCTGTAAACGGAGTGTGGGTGTGTCTTTGATATTGAATGGAAATCGAACAATCTTTCGGTAGTTCAACTGAATGAATGATTGTGTGTTAAGAAAATCTTGTTCAGAATGTCTGATTTTCACAGTGTacaaattagcattttatttttaattccaaTTACACTCTGTGCACACTCCATGGGCGAATCTCACAAATAATTTATTAACATTCAGTTACAATAATGCAATACATCTCCATGGTCCCAAAAACAAGTTTAATTTcctttatgaaaaatataattgagTGATATATTATTGCAATATTGCAAGATTCACTTGTATGATTTAGATTTTTCTGCTCCTAGGGAAAAAAAGTGGGTTACAGTGGGAGATACATCTCTTCGGATATTCAAATGGGTGCCTGTTACAGAGACCAAACAGGTGTGTATCAATAAAGATATGACAGATCATCTCATACAGATGTCCAGTTCTCAGATATACAAAGTGTTCATGTTCAGAATGACTTCTTATTTTTTCAGATATATAAGCCCAAAGGGCCAGGTACAGCAGTGAGGGAATTAAAGGGTTTTCCAACAGATGTAGTATTGGAAAATGCTCGTTCAGTGCTACTTGATTTTCAAGGTAATACAAGTCTTAAAAGGTTGTTTATGGCAGACACATGAAAGCTTGATATACCTCTGTAAACAATTCTGAATATTCCCTGTTGAAAGTAATGCAATTCTGGTCTGTTTTGTTACGCTCTAGTTACCTTAATTACAGCCTTCACTTTTGAAAATCAGTGATTTGCTTAACTTGGCATTACAGTATGCTTACTTATTTAAACATCATTTTCATAGTTTCTTCATGAGACTGCCCATGAATATATtcttaatgtatttgttttcataaaCAGATGACAACAGTAACCAGAGTTTCCTTTCGGATGCCTATCAGTCTAATACAAAAGTGGACAGCAGTAGCAACTCCAGTCCTCAGCATGTCAGTGAGGCAGTGAGCCCGTCTCATGCACCTTATTTCCGCATGGAGGATTCTCAACCGCCCACCCTGGGACAGGAGAGCATGGAAGCTGAGAGAGGTGAGACTTCTGGTGGCTTTTCTGCAACTATTACAGCCTcatttacaccgatcagccacaacattaaaaccaccttcctaatattgtgtaggtccaaaacagcaccaacgtgtatctcagaatgctattattttcaccacaattgtacagaattttgtcagttcgaaccagtctggccattctccattgacctttctcatcaacaaggcatttttgtctgcagaacttcaactcactggacgttttttgtttttggcatcattcagagtaaattctagagactgttgtgtgtgaaaatcccaggagatcagcagttacagaaatgggATAGTTcaactcaccctcataccatcccagatgtctatgacttttcttcttccgcagaacacaaatgaagatttttagaggaatatttcagttctgtaggtcggtacagtgcaagtgaatggtgaccaaaactttgaagctcaaaaaagcacataaaaggagcacaaaagtattccatacaactccagttgttaaatcaatgtcttcagaagcgatctattcagttttgattgagaactgaccaaaatatagctcctttttactgtacatcttgcctttgcagtctctaggcacaatcatgatttc
The sequence above is a segment of the Xyrauchen texanus isolate HMW12.3.18 chromosome 29, RBS_HiC_50CHRs, whole genome shotgun sequence genome. Coding sequences within it:
- the tsen34 gene encoding tRNA-splicing endonuclease subunit Sen34, whose product is MNVYRAGMDLSSSSSSSSSSSSSSSMEINEGLHARGESGPQPTEDGLIDISLCGSTPLLWRVSDVKRSRDAGVIGSLVGSLARQPRQNVRLGRPLELMQEEALVLIEETHTAAASRHTQESGDEEIHSEAVRQYEAGLESSYKEQCALALEDKKTVLRRVLNEKENGTDDSGNAIRDRLNALDQAFHFPLSAITVQLCTARTGFSYCPEERTVVSTDWPMPRDERLKTRFCVYRDLRNKGYYLTSAGKFGGDFLVYPGDPLRFHAHFIVLCISMDEQIPLCDILAIARLGSNVKKTVLLCSPQNPNESGQDEGVEGGVVYSSLQWSSMV
- the bcl7bb gene encoding B-cell CLL/lymphoma 7 protein family member B-B encodes the protein MSGRSVRAETRSRAKDDIKKVMAAIERVRRWEKKWVTVGDTSLRIFKWVPVTETKQIYKPKGPGTAVRELKGFPTDVVLENARSVLLDFQDDNSNQSFLSDAYQSNTKVDSSSNSSPQHVSEAVSPSHAPYFRMEDSQPPTLGQESMEAEREPSTTSSEVTDEPPTLIKEDVLSLSAQDEEEVVGAPPLKRVCTEQNSSLS